From Enterococcus wangshanyuanii, the proteins below share one genomic window:
- a CDS encoding Lsa family ABC-F type ribosomal protection protein: MSKIEIKQLTFGYDNQGTLLFDQANLNFDTSWKLGLIGRNGRGKTTLLNILQNKLSYSGQITHQLEFLYFPQPIKDKQQLTFYVLQEISDFEQWEIERELNLLNVDPQILWREFETLSGGEQTKVLLALLFIDDQYFPLIDEPTNHLDIAGRKQVAEYLKKKRQGFIVVSHDRSFVDDVVDHVLSIEKSQLELYQGNFSVYEEQKKMKDEFELAQNEKLKKEVTRLRKTAAEKAEWSRSKEQDKYGKASEKGSGAIYDTGFIGARAARTMKRSKSIESRMETQLAEKESLLKDIEYIDPLTMNYQPGHNKRLLTVEQLILSYQGNPLFQPVSFVLGQGDRIALTGANGSGKSSIIRLLLNQFDGESSGEINRPEKLKISYVRQNYEDNQGTLTEFSEAQGLNHQEFLNNLHKLGMERDVFHNRIEQMSMGQRKKVELAKSLAMPAEFYIWDEPLNYLDVFNQEQLEQLILSVKPTMLLVEHDQAFLEKIATQIVPLVKA, translated from the coding sequence ATGTCAAAAATTGAAATCAAACAGTTAACTTTTGGATATGACAATCAAGGAACACTTTTATTTGACCAAGCAAATCTAAATTTCGATACTAGCTGGAAATTAGGTTTAATTGGAAGAAATGGTCGGGGAAAAACGACACTCTTAAATATTTTACAGAACAAACTAAGCTATAGTGGGCAAATCACCCATCAATTAGAATTTTTATACTTCCCGCAACCGATCAAGGATAAACAGCAATTGACTTTTTATGTATTACAGGAAATCAGTGATTTTGAACAATGGGAAATCGAACGTGAGTTGAATCTTTTGAATGTTGATCCGCAAATTTTATGGCGTGAGTTTGAAACATTATCTGGTGGGGAGCAGACGAAAGTACTGCTAGCTTTATTATTCATTGATGATCAGTATTTTCCACTGATCGATGAACCGACTAATCATTTAGATATCGCAGGTCGCAAGCAAGTAGCAGAATATTTGAAAAAGAAACGTCAGGGATTTATCGTTGTTAGTCATGATCGATCTTTTGTAGACGACGTCGTTGATCATGTATTATCGATCGAGAAGAGTCAGCTAGAATTATATCAAGGAAATTTTTCGGTTTACGAGGAACAAAAGAAAATGAAAGATGAGTTTGAATTAGCTCAAAATGAAAAGCTGAAAAAAGAAGTTACGCGTCTTCGGAAGACTGCCGCTGAAAAAGCAGAATGGTCGCGTTCCAAAGAGCAGGATAAATATGGTAAAGCTTCTGAAAAGGGTAGCGGCGCAATTTACGATACAGGTTTTATTGGAGCTCGGGCAGCGCGCACGATGAAACGTTCAAAATCTATCGAAAGCAGGATGGAGACACAGTTGGCAGAAAAAGAGAGCTTACTGAAAGATATCGAATATATCGACCCGTTGACTATGAATTATCAACCAGGTCATAATAAACGGTTACTAACGGTGGAGCAATTGATTTTGAGCTATCAAGGAAATCCTTTGTTTCAACCAGTTTCATTTGTTTTGGGACAAGGAGATCGAATTGCGCTGACCGGTGCAAACGGCTCAGGCAAATCATCGATCATTCGTTTATTACTAAATCAGTTCGACGGAGAAAGCTCAGGAGAAATCAATCGTCCAGAAAAGTTGAAAATCAGCTATGTTCGCCAAAATTATGAGGATAATCAGGGGACTTTGACGGAATTTTCAGAAGCGCAAGGGCTGAATCATCAAGAATTTCTCAATAATTTGCACAAACTCGGCATGGAAAGAGATGTTTTTCATAATCGGATCGAGCAAATGAGCATGGGACAGCGTAAAAAAGTTGAATTGGCGAAATCCTTGGCTATGCCAGCAGAATTTTATATTTGGGATGAGCCTTTAAACTATCTGGATGTTTTCAATCAAGAGCAACTGGAACAGCTGATCTTGTCAGTCAAACCAACGATGCTTTTAGTTGAACACGATCAAGCTTTTTTAGAGAAAATCGCGACACAGATCGTACCGTTAGTTAAAGCATAA
- a CDS encoding glycoside hydrolase family 3 protein: protein MNQKETQETSQQSETTLTSSTTTSSTQESTSAKTQDEAIKNLMASMSLEEKVGQLFLARVPIEGQIESIQLNHLGGYLLFGRDVEMETPESLKEKIASYQEASKIPLLIASDEEGGTVSRLSRGTDLVAEAFQSPQEIYQTSGLAGIRKDIQQKATVLHSYGIQTGLFPDADVATDPQAFIYDRTLGLDAEKTSEYIKASVEELKKQKLISTLKHFPGYGNNRDSHVEIVYDTRTLAELRASDFLPFKAGIAAGADSVLVSHNIVTSIDETMPASISKPVHDLLRNELGFQGVIMTDDMDMAGLAGFISQEEAGLAALEAGNDLILSSSFQEQIPYVLQGIEQGVYTKEALDRSVYRVLKMKMDTGSIDW, encoded by the coding sequence ATGAATCAAAAAGAAACACAGGAAACAAGTCAACAATCAGAAACAACTCTGACGAGCAGCACAACAACTTCATCAACACAAGAAAGTACTTCAGCTAAAACGCAGGATGAAGCGATCAAGAACCTAATGGCCTCCATGAGCTTGGAAGAAAAAGTCGGTCAGTTATTTTTAGCTCGTGTGCCGATTGAAGGACAGATCGAGAGTATTCAACTGAATCATCTAGGCGGTTATTTACTCTTTGGCCGCGATGTAGAAATGGAGACACCAGAGTCACTAAAAGAAAAAATCGCTTCTTATCAAGAAGCAAGTAAGATTCCTTTACTGATTGCCTCTGATGAGGAAGGAGGAACTGTTTCTCGTTTAAGTCGGGGGACTGACTTAGTTGCAGAAGCGTTTCAGTCACCTCAAGAAATTTATCAAACATCTGGTTTAGCGGGAATTCGCAAGGATATTCAGCAAAAAGCCACTGTTTTACACTCTTACGGCATTCAAACGGGTCTTTTTCCTGACGCAGATGTTGCTACTGATCCTCAAGCATTTATTTACGATCGGACATTAGGATTGGATGCGGAGAAAACAAGTGAGTATATAAAAGCAAGCGTAGAAGAGCTGAAAAAGCAAAAGCTTATATCAACGTTGAAGCATTTTCCAGGTTATGGGAATAATCGTGATTCTCATGTCGAAATCGTTTATGATACGAGAACTTTAGCTGAATTACGAGCTAGTGACTTTTTACCTTTCAAAGCAGGGATCGCAGCTGGAGCAGATAGTGTTTTAGTGTCTCACAATATTGTAACAAGTATTGATGAAACAATGCCGGCATCTATTTCAAAACCAGTTCATGATTTATTGCGGAATGAGTTAGGATTCCAAGGTGTGATCATGACAGATGATATGGATATGGCGGGACTAGCCGGCTTTATTTCACAGGAAGAAGCAGGGCTGGCCGCGCTAGAAGCAGGGAATGACTTGATTTTATCCTCTTCATTTCAAGAGCAAATTCCTTATGTGCTGCAAGGAATCGAACAAGGAGTCTATACGAAAGAGGCGTTAGATCGATCTGTGTATCGCGTATTAAAAATGAAAATGGATACAGGGTCGATAGATTGGTAG
- a CDS encoding phage tail protein codes for MSYKVDFKNVSTVGFESSPAAEAMAGLRANEARYYWNKYKHEFVTVPASEDPETLAWIEKILAERDLTFPYKPLEVSSFEVDGIKMAYVFYENGLSVNVMYTLEEGGKRAVGFKLSDGIEIPAEFEGKFKFARQKSKLAGTIRGSFFVIKGEY; via the coding sequence ATGTCTTATAAAGTAGATTTTAAAAATGTATCGACAGTTGGCTTTGAAAGCTCACCAGCAGCAGAAGCAATGGCTGGTTTACGAGCAAATGAAGCGCGTTATTATTGGAATAAATACAAGCATGAATTTGTAACTGTACCTGCAAGTGAAGATCCAGAAACGCTAGCTTGGATCGAAAAAATTTTGGCAGAACGTGATTTGACATTTCCGTATAAACCACTAGAAGTTTCAAGCTTTGAAGTTGATGGAATCAAAATGGCTTATGTGTTTTACGAGAATGGTTTATCTGTCAACGTGATGTATACGTTAGAAGAAGGTGGAAAACGAGCTGTTGGCTTCAAATTATCTGATGGTATCGAGATTCCTGCTGAATTTGAAGGGAAATTCAAATTTGCTCGACAAAAATCAAAGCTTGCGGGGACGATCCGTGGCTCGTTTTTTGTAATCAAAGGAGAATATTAA
- a CDS encoding diaminopimelate dehydrogenase — MIKVAIIGYGNLGRGVERSIKQNKDMELVGVFTRRAPESVQTEGAKAYRMDELNGKKEDIDVCILCGGSATDLPTQTPEWTKLFNTIDSFDTHAKIPEHFAAVDKAAKEGQTTSIISTGWDPGLFSLNRLYAQSILPVGETNTFWGKGVSQGHSDALRRIEGVSDAVQYTIPNSEVIAKFKAGETLNLTTRDKHFRECFVVLEEGSDAEKIREEIISMPNYFADYDTEVHFITQTELDQEHKAMPHGGTVLHTGTTHEDTKQVIEYNIQLESNPEFTASVLVAYARACVRLAKEKQFGAFTVLDIPPKYLSPKTDEELRKELL; from the coding sequence ATGATCAAAGTAGCAATTATTGGGTACGGGAACCTAGGACGCGGCGTCGAACGCTCGATCAAACAAAATAAAGATATGGAGTTAGTCGGTGTATTCACTAGAAGAGCACCGGAATCTGTTCAAACCGAAGGGGCAAAAGCGTATAGGATGGATGAACTAAACGGGAAAAAAGAGGACATCGATGTTTGTATTTTATGCGGTGGATCAGCGACAGATCTGCCAACACAAACACCAGAGTGGACAAAACTATTTAATACCATTGACAGTTTTGATACTCATGCGAAAATTCCGGAGCATTTTGCGGCAGTCGATAAGGCAGCAAAAGAAGGACAAACGACATCGATTATCTCTACGGGATGGGACCCAGGTTTGTTCAGTTTAAATCGTTTGTACGCACAAAGTATTTTACCAGTTGGCGAAACGAACACATTTTGGGGCAAAGGAGTCAGTCAAGGACATTCAGATGCGCTCAGAAGAATCGAAGGTGTTAGTGATGCGGTTCAGTATACGATCCCAAATAGTGAAGTGATCGCTAAGTTTAAAGCAGGCGAAACATTGAATTTGACAACAAGAGATAAACACTTTAGAGAATGTTTTGTTGTGTTGGAAGAAGGCAGTGATGCAGAAAAAATCCGGGAAGAAATTATTTCAATGCCGAATTATTTTGCAGATTATGACACGGAAGTGCATTTTATTACCCAAACTGAATTGGATCAAGAGCATAAAGCAATGCCGCATGGAGGTACTGTGTTGCACACTGGAACAACGCATGAAGATACGAAGCAAGTCATTGAATACAATATTCAATTAGAAAGCAACCCAGAATTTACTGCAAGTGTGTTGGTTGCCTATGCAAGAGCTTGTGTTCGTTTGGCTAAAGAGAAACAGTTTGGCGCATTCACTGTATTAGATATTCCACCGAAATATTTATCACCAAAAACGGATGAAGAATTAAGAAAAGAATTACTATAA
- a CDS encoding VOC family protein — MATMVFVNFPVSDVKRATEFYEKLGFKKNEDFSNEETSSMVWDDNFWIMLLNHDFYSKFIKEKTIADARTTSGVLVSFSMESAEAVKKFGETAKANGGDFYKVDMGIPEDQMYGLEVQDLDGNTLEPTWMQM; from the coding sequence ATGGCTACAATGGTATTTGTCAATTTTCCAGTAAGTGATGTTAAACGAGCGACAGAGTTTTATGAAAAATTAGGGTTTAAAAAGAATGAAGATTTTTCTAACGAGGAAACAAGTTCAATGGTTTGGGATGATAATTTCTGGATCATGCTATTGAATCATGATTTCTACAGTAAATTTATCAAAGAAAAAACAATTGCAGATGCCAGAACGACAAGCGGTGTTTTAGTATCATTCAGTATGGAAAGTGCGGAAGCTGTGAAAAAATTTGGTGAAACAGCCAAAGCAAACGGCGGAGATTTTTATAAAGTTGATATGGGCATACCAGAAGATCAGATGTATGGTCTTGAAGTCCAGGACTTAGATGGCAATACATTAGAACCAACTTGGATGCAAATGTAA
- the nrdI gene encoding class Ib ribonucleoside-diphosphate reductase assembly flavoprotein NrdI, whose protein sequence is MKILYISISGNTRSFVKRLVDYADTQYDVQIEVQEIHENSSFEDETEPFFTFVPTYLDGGNGVDNGDTEILTETMREYLDYHGNYRYCLGVVGSGNKNFNHQYCLTAKQYAEKFGFPFLADYELRGTQEDIERVYRILVDTAKD, encoded by the coding sequence ATGAAGATCTTGTATATATCTATCTCGGGAAATACCCGTTCCTTTGTAAAACGTCTAGTTGACTATGCCGATACCCAGTATGATGTTCAAATCGAAGTTCAGGAAATCCATGAAAATTCGTCATTTGAAGATGAAACAGAGCCATTTTTCACATTTGTTCCTACCTATTTGGATGGTGGAAATGGTGTAGACAATGGCGATACCGAAATTTTGACCGAAACCATGCGGGAATATTTAGATTATCATGGGAATTATCGTTATTGTCTAGGTGTAGTTGGCAGTGGAAACAAAAATTTCAATCATCAATACTGTTTGACTGCCAAACAATATGCAGAAAAATTCGGGTTTCCTTTTCTAGCCGATTATGAATTACGTGGAACACAGGAAGATATCGAACGTGTCTATCGTATTTTAGTTGATACAGCTAAAGATTAG
- the thiT gene encoding energy-coupled thiamine transporter ThiT — MQRKKELQVWIEGTIVAAIAMILSFIPTNIGSSFSISLGMIPVTLFALRRGAKAGFFSAFIWGLLHFPLAQVYYLTPVQVVIEYILAFGFAGFSGLFSEKLQQTIKNGTFKKSVLIICYATFLGTLMRYFWHFIAGVIFWGSFALWGMNPWLFSFVMNGISGLATAVVTALFLIALLKINPNLFFPGKVVNALQQKK, encoded by the coding sequence ATGCAACGAAAAAAAGAATTACAGGTGTGGATCGAAGGAACGATCGTTGCGGCGATCGCCATGATTTTATCCTTTATTCCAACGAATATTGGCAGCAGTTTTTCCATCTCTTTAGGGATGATTCCTGTGACTCTGTTTGCTTTAAGAAGAGGGGCGAAGGCTGGTTTTTTCTCAGCGTTTATTTGGGGATTACTTCATTTTCCGTTAGCCCAAGTATATTATTTGACCCCAGTTCAAGTGGTGATCGAATACATTTTGGCCTTTGGTTTCGCGGGATTTTCTGGTCTTTTTAGTGAAAAATTGCAGCAGACGATAAAAAATGGTACGTTTAAAAAGAGTGTGTTGATTATTTGTTACGCAACGTTTTTAGGAACATTGATGCGTTATTTCTGGCATTTTATTGCCGGTGTGATTTTTTGGGGAAGCTTTGCTTTGTGGGGAATGAACCCGTGGCTATTTTCATTTGTAATGAATGGCATCAGTGGTTTAGCAACAGCTGTTGTTACAGCTTTATTCTTGATTGCTTTACTTAAAATCAATCCTAATTTATTTTTTCCTGGAAAAGTAGTGAATGCCCTTCAGCAAAAAAAATAA
- the pcp gene encoding pyroglutamyl-peptidase I, whose product MKVLVTGFDPFGGESRNPSYEAVKLLPDRIAGATIIKAEIPTEFEKSRIILQMLLEETTPDIVICVGQAGGRSAISFERVAINLAEARIPDNKGNQPIGDKLESDGETAYFSNLPIKAMRKNVLAHELPADISYTAGTFVCNAVMYRLLYLIDRVYPNVRGGFIHVPFEPRQVLNRAETACLPLQTICDGLYYAIEACVTNAVDSEENAGTLQ is encoded by the coding sequence ATGAAAGTATTGGTAACTGGATTCGATCCATTCGGTGGAGAATCAAGAAATCCTTCATATGAAGCTGTAAAGCTTTTGCCAGATAGAATTGCCGGGGCGACGATCATCAAAGCTGAAATACCCACTGAATTTGAAAAAAGTAGGATCATTTTGCAGATGCTTCTTGAAGAAACGACGCCCGATATCGTCATTTGTGTTGGGCAAGCTGGTGGGCGTAGTGCTATTTCTTTTGAGCGTGTAGCGATCAATCTAGCCGAAGCAAGAATTCCAGATAATAAAGGGAATCAGCCGATAGGTGATAAACTAGAGTCAGATGGGGAGACTGCTTATTTTTCGAACTTACCAATCAAGGCAATGAGAAAAAATGTATTAGCTCATGAATTGCCTGCAGACATTTCCTATACGGCAGGTACTTTTGTCTGTAATGCAGTGATGTATCGATTGTTATACTTGATCGATCGAGTATATCCTAACGTACGAGGTGGGTTTATTCATGTTCCTTTTGAACCAAGGCAGGTATTAAATCGAGCAGAGACGGCTTGTTTGCCGCTTCAAACCATTTGTGATGGTCTTTACTATGCCATTGAAGCATGTGTGACGAATGCTGTTGATAGTGAAGAAAATGCTGGAACGCTCCAATGA
- a CDS encoding VOC family protein codes for MKIEHIGLWVHDLEAMRTFYQTYFNVQSSELYHNTKTSFQSYFLTFADGARLEIMQREDVAHRTEANETLGFAHLAISLGSKQKVDTLTNVLVLEGYELLSPCRTTGDGYYESVIADPEGNRLELTI; via the coding sequence TTGAAAATAGAACATATCGGGCTATGGGTTCATGATTTGGAAGCCATGCGAACATTTTATCAAACGTATTTCAATGTACAGTCATCAGAGCTTTATCATAATACTAAGACAAGTTTTCAGTCCTATTTTTTAACATTCGCAGATGGCGCTAGACTAGAAATCATGCAGCGCGAGGATGTTGCACACAGAACTGAAGCTAATGAAACCTTAGGATTTGCCCACTTAGCGATTTCTTTAGGAAGTAAGCAAAAGGTTGATACGCTGACGAATGTTTTAGTATTGGAAGGCTATGAATTATTAAGTCCGTGCCGAACCACTGGTGATGGCTATTATGAATCTGTGATTGCTGATCCAGAAGGAAATCGATTAGAATTAACCATATAA
- a CDS encoding ABC transporter ATP-binding protein produces MAEEKQKSPRRGGGPGQIAPVEKAKDFKGTIKKLVSYIGAYKIPVFFVMIFAIASTVFNIWGPKILSKAITELFNGLIKKYQGTGGIDFEKIGGILLFMLGLYLVASLFGIIQGWIMSTISQKITYRMRKEISEKINRMPMNYFESRTTGEVLSRITNDVDTLGQSLNQSITQLITSVFTIIGVIVMMLSISVKMTGIAILIVPISFILIMIVVKNSQKYFKTQQEYLGVINGKVEETIGGYNIVRLFNDEENSLNEFKEQNDVLFKSAWKSQFLSGLMQPIMNFVGNLGYVAVAIVGGIMAYNGSITVGDIQAFIQYVRNLTQPIAQLAQVSNMLQSMAAAAERVFEFLGEEEEDQTVPNPVKIDKAKGMVDFDHVQFGYTPDKIVIHDFSSHVEPGQTVAIVGPTGAGKTTMVKLLMRFYDVNSGAIKIDGHNIKEFNRADLRKNIGMVLQDTWLFKGTIMENLRYGRLEATDEEVYAAAKAAHVHHFIQTLPGGYNMELNEESSNISQGQKQLLTIARAILADKPILILDEATSSVDTRTEGLIQEAMNNLMAGRTSFVIAHRLSTIKDADKILYMQDGDIKEQGTHDELLAEGGYYASLYNSQFEDLADEA; encoded by the coding sequence ATGGCAGAAGAAAAACAAAAAAGCCCTCGTCGCGGCGGTGGCCCTGGACAGATTGCTCCAGTAGAAAAAGCAAAAGATTTCAAAGGAACGATCAAAAAATTAGTGTCGTACATCGGCGCCTATAAAATTCCTGTATTCTTTGTGATGATCTTTGCGATCGCCTCAACCGTATTCAATATTTGGGGACCAAAAATCTTATCTAAAGCAATCACAGAATTATTTAATGGTTTAATCAAGAAATATCAGGGAACCGGTGGGATCGATTTTGAGAAAATCGGTGGTATCCTATTATTCATGCTAGGTTTATACCTTGTTGCATCTTTATTCGGGATCATCCAAGGCTGGATCATGTCGACGATTTCGCAAAAAATCACGTATCGTATGAGAAAAGAAATTTCAGAAAAAATCAATCGTATGCCGATGAATTATTTTGAAAGTCGGACAACAGGTGAAGTTTTATCACGTATCACAAATGATGTGGACACGTTAGGTCAATCACTGAACCAATCAATTACTCAATTGATTACATCTGTCTTCACTATCATCGGAGTTATCGTGATGATGCTTTCGATCTCAGTTAAAATGACGGGAATTGCGATTTTGATCGTACCGATTTCCTTTATTTTGATCATGATCGTCGTGAAAAACTCACAAAAATACTTTAAAACACAACAAGAATATCTTGGTGTGATCAATGGTAAAGTGGAAGAAACAATTGGCGGCTATAACATCGTTCGTTTATTCAATGATGAAGAAAACTCATTGAATGAATTTAAAGAACAAAATGATGTCCTATTCAAATCAGCCTGGAAATCACAATTTCTGTCAGGTTTGATGCAGCCGATCATGAACTTTGTCGGAAACTTAGGGTATGTCGCTGTTGCGATCGTCGGCGGGATCATGGCGTATAATGGTTCGATCACAGTTGGGGATATTCAAGCGTTTATCCAATATGTGCGTAACTTAACACAGCCGATCGCTCAATTAGCGCAAGTGTCTAATATGCTTCAATCAATGGCGGCAGCTGCTGAACGTGTCTTCGAATTTCTTGGTGAGGAAGAAGAAGATCAAACGGTACCAAATCCAGTTAAAATCGATAAAGCAAAAGGGATGGTCGACTTTGACCATGTACAATTTGGTTATACACCAGATAAAATCGTTATCCATGATTTCAGTTCCCATGTGGAACCAGGACAGACTGTTGCAATCGTTGGTCCAACGGGCGCAGGGAAAACAACAATGGTCAAATTACTGATGCGTTTTTACGATGTCAATTCCGGTGCAATCAAAATTGATGGCCACAATATCAAAGAGTTCAATCGTGCCGACCTACGTAAGAATATCGGAATGGTTTTACAAGATACTTGGTTATTCAAAGGAACCATCATGGAAAATCTTCGGTATGGTCGTCTTGAAGCAACGGATGAAGAAGTCTATGCTGCTGCGAAAGCGGCACACGTTCATCATTTTATCCAAACATTGCCTGGCGGCTACAATATGGAATTGAATGAAGAATCTTCTAATATATCTCAAGGTCAAAAACAATTATTGACGATCGCCCGTGCTATTTTAGCCGACAAACCGATCTTGATCCTAGACGAAGCAACTTCTTCTGTTGATACACGAACAGAAGGATTGATCCAGGAAGCGATGAATAACTTAATGGCTGGACGTACGTCATTTGTTATCGCTCACCGTTTATCTACGATCAAAGATGCAGATAAGATTCTTTATATGCAAGATGGAGACATCAAAGAACAAGGAACACACGATGAATTACTTGCTGAAGGTGGCTACTATGCATCGCTTTACAATTCTCAGTTTGAGGATTTAGCAGACGAAGCTTAA
- a CDS encoding Cof-type HAD-IIB family hydrolase, whose product MTIKAIVLDIDGTLLNDEKEISKQTREALIDAQKKGVKVVLASGRPTPGMLKYVEELNLDQYNGMLVSYNGAHVFDVCAQKELFSQPLSIETAKAILEHLKQFDVKPMIAHGDYMYVNNVFDGILDLGAMGKQFNIIEYESRGGNFQLCEKADLADFVEFPLHKILVAAQPEYLQEHAEKILAPFKDIVSGVFSAPMYFEFTDQGIDKAHALEQALKPLGIHQEHIVSFGDGHNDLSIINYAGIGVAMGNAVDELKKAANKITATNNEDGIAKALADLL is encoded by the coding sequence ATGACTATTAAAGCAATCGTATTAGATATTGATGGAACATTATTAAATGATGAAAAAGAAATTTCGAAGCAAACGAGAGAAGCTCTGATCGATGCACAGAAAAAAGGGGTCAAGGTCGTATTAGCTTCAGGCAGACCCACTCCCGGTATGCTGAAATATGTTGAGGAATTGAATTTAGACCAGTATAATGGAATGCTTGTTTCATATAATGGGGCTCATGTTTTCGATGTTTGTGCTCAAAAAGAGCTATTCAGTCAACCACTCTCCATTGAAACAGCAAAAGCCATTTTGGAACACCTGAAGCAGTTTGATGTTAAACCGATGATCGCTCATGGCGACTATATGTATGTGAACAATGTTTTCGATGGGATTCTTGACCTTGGAGCGATGGGCAAACAATTCAATATCATCGAGTACGAATCTCGCGGCGGGAACTTCCAATTATGTGAAAAAGCAGATTTAGCTGATTTTGTTGAATTTCCATTACACAAAATTTTAGTCGCTGCTCAACCAGAATATTTGCAGGAACATGCTGAAAAAATTTTGGCTCCGTTTAAAGATATAGTGAGTGGTGTTTTCTCTGCTCCGATGTATTTTGAGTTTACCGATCAAGGTATTGACAAGGCTCATGCGCTTGAACAAGCCTTAAAACCATTAGGTATCCATCAGGAACATATCGTCTCTTTTGGTGACGGACACAATGATTTGTCGATCATCAATTATGCCGGAATTGGTGTTGCAATGGGCAATGCAGTGGACGAGTTAAAAAAGGCAGCAAACAAAATCACAGCGACCAATAACGAAGACGGAATTGCAAAAGCATTGGCAGATTTACTTTAA
- a CDS encoding MurR/RpiR family transcriptional regulator — MSLFLKLRSLDSLTASEQTLVDYILETPDEVIHFSPQELAEHSYVSISTIYRLINKLEFDGLNDLKLALVNDLNEHRTTPIIDIDYPISAEDNLYAMTTKLKTVYEQTVQSTSDTNNFDQMAANSKLLRNAKYIDVYASSANIYFAQNFQFQMQEIGKRIHVPIDDYTQNLTAANSTPDHLAIVVSYEGRGSSVKKILATLKKNESKVLLITSKNSPLLTTKVDGLFLFSSLENHYNKISSFSTRMSLMYIFDCLYLGFFNQDYERNLAYKLANYQKMNPNLL; from the coding sequence ATGAGCCTATTTTTAAAATTAAGAAGCTTAGATTCCTTAACTGCTAGTGAACAAACACTCGTAGATTATATTCTAGAAACACCAGATGAAGTGATCCATTTTTCACCACAAGAGTTGGCAGAACATTCTTATGTTTCGATTTCAACGATCTATCGTCTGATCAATAAGCTTGAGTTTGATGGTTTGAATGATCTTAAACTTGCTTTGGTCAATGATTTAAACGAACATCGGACCACGCCGATCATTGATATAGACTATCCTATATCCGCCGAAGACAATCTCTATGCCATGACAACTAAATTAAAAACGGTTTATGAGCAGACAGTACAATCCACTAGCGATACAAATAATTTTGACCAAATGGCTGCCAACAGTAAACTATTAAGAAATGCAAAATATATCGATGTCTATGCTTCTTCCGCAAATATTTATTTTGCTCAAAATTTTCAATTTCAAATGCAGGAAATCGGGAAACGAATCCATGTCCCAATTGATGATTATACACAAAACCTAACTGCAGCAAATAGTACGCCAGATCATCTGGCAATTGTTGTTTCTTACGAAGGTCGAGGTTCCAGTGTCAAAAAAATCTTAGCTACCTTAAAAAAGAATGAAAGCAAGGTATTGTTGATCACCTCAAAAAATAGTCCTTTACTTACAACAAAGGTTGATGGGTTATTTCTCTTTTCATCGTTGGAAAATCATTATAACAAAATTTCTTCTTTTTCAACTCGAATGTCATTGATGTATATTTTCGATTGCCTCTATCTTGGTTTTTTCAATCAAGATTATGAGAGAAATCTTGCTTATAAATTAGCCAACTATCAAAAAATGAATCCTAACTTGTTATAA